In Pararhizobium sp. A13, the genomic stretch TCGCCTCTGCAGCTGCGGCGAAGGCCCAACGACTGCAGGCCGCAACCCGACGTGGACCACCGCCGTTCACCTTACTGAATAACCCTAACAAAGGGTTTCGATGGCATTCCAAATGGGACGTGTCATGGTGCTCTGGCTGAGCGAACAGCTCGGTGCATTTGAGCACCAATAAATTCGGCCCCTCTCTGCGGAGGGGAGGGGCCCATTACCGTGACATCGGGGAAGAGTTTGATTCCGTTTTGTTCAAATGGATATCTCTGATGTACTTCCATCCATCATTGCACGCGAGGTACTCATCGCTGCCGGGCGAGTACGGATTGACGCCCTCGGATAGGCCGATCTGCTGGACGTCCTTCAAGGCCCCCATCCCCAGATTGAAAATCGCCTGGTATTTTTTCCGGGTCAGCACGGTCGCCTCCCTACTTTCGCTGGTTGTAAACTCGTCCCGTCAGTCCCGGCGCCTATGATGCAGCTCGCCGAGCGCAATGACTTTCTGGATATCCAGTTGGCTGTGGGACCTCATAGTTCAGACACAGCGCGTCATGGCAAAGCGGCTGGCCAGTCGTTGGATGGATCGGGATCGCTGGATGGACGAAGTGCGGGGCCTTCGGCGTAGGACAGCCGCAGCCTTTTTAGCCCCTCTTCTACCGCGGTGATTGTCTCGATCGTGCTCCAACCCTTGGTGGTTGCTTCTGCGACGAGTTCCCGCAGGGCGCATTCAATCGCCTCCTGGCAGGAGGCATCGCGATCCAAAAGGGTTACTCGATGTCTTGGTGCTTCGGTTGTCATCGTGCGCTCCTTTTGCCCTAGAACATAAGGAACGCTTAATTTGTTCCTTTGTTTTATCTCCAGCGTCGAAACAAAAGCGCCCTTGCAAGTTAAGCCTCAACGAAAAGCCAGGAGGAAACATCGATGGACTGGAATCGCCTGGAAAGGAATTGGAAACAGAATAAACTGCAAGAACTGGGAACAGTCGGGTAGGCGCCGGACGACGACCTCGATCGCACTGCTGGCAGGCGATATCAGCTCGAAGGCAAGATCCGGCGTCCCGAGCTGGTTCCGCGGTGGCCACCTCACATCGTGCCGAGCCCTCCGCCCAGTCCATGGTTGCCGACCGCGGTCGCCGTTTCGCACGGCCGGCGTTACGCGCTCGGCATCGGGTCTTAGCCGATAAGCTTCCCCGCCCGGGCTGCAATTCTCTCGTAGGCGTTGTAGGCTGACGCGCGCCGCGGATAGACAACGTCGGTCCAGAGGTGCAGAAGTGCTTTCATGTGCTCACGGCCGGAGCTAAGGCTGACGATTGGCGCGTAAGGCGTCATGGCGGTGTTTGCGTCATCGGGATAGAGCCGCGCGAATTCACCAAAGTTCGTAAAGTCCTCGTAGTTGCGAGTCTGGAGCAGGAAGGATTCGGCAGGAGCGCCTTCGGCCAAAACCACATCGTGGCTATCGAGTACGATGTGGAAGTATTCGATTGTCTCGCGATCTGCCGGTAGGCCGGGCGCAATCGAAATTCCATTGACAAGCTCCTTCGCCCTGATGAGAAAGCCGTCGATGAAGAGAGCGTGGCCCGGCGAGAGATAGAGATCCCTGTGGGGTGTCCGTTCATCGAGGGCGTGTCGTGCTACGCGGATCGGCATCACGCTGTTGCTCCAAGCCGGGCCACTATGCTTGAAGACACGGCGACCGATCCATTTGACCGCCATGGCTTCGCCGCGCACGGTCTCAACGAGATCACCGATTTGAAGATCCTCAATACAGACCTCACCTGTTGAGGTCATAATGGAGGTGCCTCGCAGAAAGCACATCGGGCTGCCCCCGGACTGGCCATGCCCCCCGGAGTTACCTCCGGGCTTGCCGTCATGTTTCCACCACTTCTTTCCCTTGGCCAGAGCTATCGAAGACGGGAAAATTGTTGACGCGAGCATGCCCATCGCGGCAAGTCTGGCACTCGTTGCAGCGGCCAGACCGAGGAAGTGACGCCGCGCGCTATTGTGTGGCCTGTTTGGTTCGTTGTCTGACATGGTGGTCCTCTCCCTGTTTCCGCTCGCCGGGCCTTCAGAGGATCGCTGCAAACTGCCCAGTCTCAGTTTGCAACTCAGGGAAGCAACGATATTCGTTCTTGGTCAACGCGGCCATTGCCGCAAGAGGTGGAGGTAGCCCGTACCTTTGGAGTAGGTTTACCTCCAAGGTCTGTAGGGTGCGGTGATGAGTATCGGTCCAGCGCCGTCCTGGAAGTGACCGCTGTTTGCTCCGCCGCCGACGAAGGGACGAAGCCTCCTCACTCTTCCCAAGAGTAGCCGGGTATTGGAACCGCTTTCACATCTGAGCATTTTTGCACGTTAGATCGGGCACTACCGGCATTCCGCCGGCACTCCCGACCGGGAGAAAAATCATGAGAACGATGGTGATCGCGATAGGCCTGTTATCGGCGTTAACCGGGTCTGCCTTAGCAGCCGCACCTGCCAAGATGGTCGACACGAAAATGGGCAAGGCCTGGGCCGACGAGATGGGTATGATCCTTTACACTTTCGACAAGGATACCAAAGACAAATCTAACTGCGATCTGGATTGCTTGAAGAAGTGGCCGGCGTTCCACGCTGGTGCTGACGCCAAGGCAGAGGGAGAGTGGACTCTGGTCAAGGCTGCAGACGGCAAGGAAATGTGGGCTTATGAAGGCAAACCGCTCTATACCTATGTCGAGGATAAGCAACCCGGTGATACCAGTGGCGATGGTGTTGGGGGAGTTTGGCACGTGGCGAAATAGCACAATCGGAAAGCGTTTGAATGGTCGGTCTTCGGACCGACCATTCGCAAGACTGGTCCGAGATTACGAGAACAACAGCGCAGAAGGTCCGATGGCGGCTCTACAGCCCTCCGAACACATCTGAAGCAGTGTTGGCGGTTCCAGCATGACACTGTTGGTGCAGACGAAAAATCCTACCGGCCAGGGCGAGCTGGCAATACGGGTGCATGTCCATCACTCTGGCTTTCACACGCCGGACAATGGTGAATGGACTTTAGTATAAGCGACATCTAATTTTATTCCGGTGTTACCTGGTGAAGCGGCACCGGCGTTAGGCAGCGGTGGCTTGCATTTATCGTTGAGCGGATTAGGTGGTTTCTTTTTTCGGGGCTGTGTTGAACCCGCCTGCAGTGACGGGTTCTTCTTTCCCGAAGCATCATTTCCGGAGCCTTCACGTTACCGTCTTGGGTCATCTAGGGATGGCCGGATCATGCAGGGATTTTTTCCGAACAATGTCGCTTACGACATCCCTGATGACGATCGGATGGTCCGCGGGCGGCGCAGCAGTCGCCCTGTCTGAAGTCTTCATCACTTATACACCGACAGTCTTACACCGACAGTCTCAGCTTCAACGAATCCTCGCGGACTGGTGCCGGCTGCGAAAGAACCCGGACAGCGGCATGAACGAGCCAAGGCGCCTCACACAACCTTTGGCATATGCTCGATGGTCGCGGCGATGAACGCCAGCCGGGCTTCGTCGGCGGACATTTTGCGCTCCAACGCCAGCCGGCAGCAGAGCTTCGCGTTCAAATAAAGACCGTCCGCCGGTTCGCAGCCGAGAACTTCAAAGGCTTCGAGCGGTCCGCAGATTTTGTGAACGCGTCCGTCGGGAAACGTGACCATGACGGGTTGCCACTCAATTTCGGTTGGCTTGGGGATTTCGTTTGGATGCATTGGTTTCCTCCCAATCATCATCAATCCCTCTCTCACGCTCAACGCGCAGCCAAGGAATTTGTTCCTGATGGACGTGCGCGGCCGGCAGCGACGCTCAGCGCGACGGCGACGAGCATTCTGCGGCATGGGCATCACCGGGACGCTGCTAGCAGGGCTCCTCCTCTGTCGGGAACAATTCGCCCCGGACACAGGTTCTTCACATCCGATCTGCCAAACTGTCCTGTATCGGGTGGAGATAGGTTGCAGCGCACCTTCGTGTGCCGATACTACCGCTGCATTCTCGTTGTCCGGCATGCCGCGCTGCACGTTCGGCCCCGTCCGGCAAAGACAGGCGGCAGAAGAGCGCCTTGCCGCAGGAAGCGTCAGCCATTGCACGAGACTTATTGTTTATTCATGCGCTGATGCCCGTCAGATTGCTGCCGGCATCCGGATTGATGATCCCATTTTAGCCGATATCCGTCCTGCCTGCGCCTTATGGATGGCCCCGGATGCCGGTGGCCCTTTAGTGACATGCAAAACGACGAGCGTCGTCTGCTGCGAACGGTCATATCCTTGGACGTTGCCAATATATTAGATGCAGCTAAACTTAACGCGGCTGATCCGAGATGCCACCCTCGCCGATCGCCTGGAGGTTTTGTCTTTCCCCGGGGCCAAGCCTCTGTAAGTCGCCGCCACCATATGTGGGAAGAAGCGACTAGAGGCCCGGGCGGTGGTTCTCGCGCGCTGCCCGGGTCTCGTTGTCACCGCGAATTTTACGGACGCGTGAAATTGGGAATCGCTTTGGCGGCATTCTCGGCCATCGCCGTGTCGGTCCTATAGCCGAGCCAGCCATTCGAAGGTGAAGCCAACCCCGTGCCGTCTCGGCGGTAGAAAGGCATGACCGGATGTCAGCACGCCGCGAAATTGCGATAGCGAGATGAACTCACGACCCATCCGAACAAGGCTTCGCAGTATTTGTCGCCAAAAAAATGCCGCAGCGCATCGGTGACACTGCGGCAAAGGTGTTCGTGGTTTGCCAGCGAAAGATGCCTCAGGCGAACGAGATTTTCAACACCTGCGCCACCTTGGGCGCCGGTTTACGACAGTCCTCAAGGCGGCCGACAGGGACGAAGCCTGGTCGCCACCTCGAAGGGGCGAGGCCCGACGACTTCGAGCGACGAGGCGCAATCTGGACAACCACGCAGTGAGCGCGCTTGTTCACGCTCTTTGGTCCCTTCGCCACCCGCTGTGAACCGAATACCGCTAAAGCAATGCCCCGACCGGTATGAAGCGCACGTCACGTGGTCTGGTGCGGCAGGCTTTCAAGCGACGAGCTGTTGGCTCTGAAGCGTGGAGACAGCAAAAACGTTCAAGCTAAGATCCTGATTATTTCTAGGGCCAGCCATTTAGGGACAAAGAGCCAGCGCTCCAGGGACATCCGGTGCCTGCGGTTGCCGGCATCAACTTAGTGCTTCACAATGCCCAACGACTTAGTTTTGTGCGAACTGCCGCAGATTTCCGCCGTTCGGATCTCTAGCCAAGGCCAAAGAACGAAAGAACGGCAATCACGACTACAACCAGTCCAACAAGATAGATGATGTTGTTCATAACAGTGCCCTTTCACGTTGGCCTGTCTGAACGCACAAGACAAAATAATGGTTCCCATGTCCGATCAATGGCCTATGTTCATCCTGCAGTCGATCGTCGTAATAGGCCTTGTTGGCGCCCTCTTTATTCGCGGTGCAGGAGACTAGCCTCCCTTGGCGGATTCGAGTCGGTCGTGACCGGAGGTGCTTCGGCAGTGCGGAACCGTTAAAGGGCGGGGGTCTGCTTACGGCGCTCCCTTCCTCTTGCTTTTCCCCTTTGCCTATTTGCAAGCGCCGATGCTGAAAGAAAGCGTAAGCGCAGGATGACTGCCCTGTTCCAGTGTTCGATACCACTGAATTACACGCTCTGGGTACGCATACGCGGAAGGCCGCCTTGAGAGATGTCCGGAAACGTAGCTGACTGTGGGTATGGACATCTATACTGACAGTCATCGTGATAACCGCCTTGAGATCGTCGACACTGGTCGGCGTCGCCGTTTCAGCAAAGAGGTAAAGCTACGGATCGTAGCGGAGAGCCTTTTGGAGCCGGGATTGTGCGCAACGACGGCGCGGCGACATGGGATTTCTCGATCGCAGCTCTATGAATGGCGCAAGCTGGCGCGTGCGGGCAAGCTGGGCGACATTGAAGCGATTGACGCAGTTGAGGGGTTTATCCCGGCCGTTATCACGACGGAGCCGTTAGCGAGCCAGGCAAGCTCATCATCAAACGAAGGTCGCATCGAGGTTGTTGCGTTAAACGGCAGGCGGGTGATCGTGGATAGCGCCGTTGATGTCGATGCGCTGCTTCGGATCATGCGCGGACTGGAAACGCTGCGATGATCTCGCTTCCCTCCGGTCAAAATGTGCGGGTGTGGATTGCGACCGGCTATACCGACATGCGCTGTGGGTTTCCATCCCTTGCGCTGCGGGTGCAGGAGGTCTTGAAACTGAGCCCGCTGGATGGAAATCTTTTCGTTTTTCGAGGGCGTAGCGGATCGCTCATAAAAGTGATCTGGAGCGATGGCCAGGGCAGTTGCCTGTTTACGAAGAAATTGGACCGAGGCCGGTTCCTCTGGCCTTCCGCCGAAGGTGGCGCGGTGGCGATCTCGCCTGCGCAACTGTCGTATTTGCTCGAAGGCATACAGAAATATCCCTGCTTGTGAGTCTGACGAATCATCACCGGACAAGATCGAGGTGCTGGATCCGAGCCATCCGTTATTTGGACGCTCCTTTAGTGTGATCCGTGAAGTGGGACGTAGAGGCGGCAACTTCGCGCCGTCGTATGAGGTTGAACATCGTGGTGGATCGACCTTGCTGATACCCGTGTCTGCGACACAGGGATATGTCGAAGCCACGAATCAGATTAAACTTAGCGTTGAGGCAGTTCGGGATCTTATCGCGGTGGCGGAAACTCTCGAAGGTCATGATGATCGAACCGAAGAACCTGTGGGCGACGTTATCACCCGCGTTGCGGCGTCAGATTCTCGACGACGTCGCCGCAGTTCTGGCGGAGGTGTGTCATGAAGTCCGAACTGGTCAAGCCCACCCATCTGGCACGCAGAGCGGTTGTTTACGTCCGTCAGTCGACACCGCATCAAGTCATAAGCAATCAAGAGAGCCTACGGCTACAGTACGCGCTCCGCGAGCGCGCTCGTGAACTTGGCTGGCATGAAGCCGATATTGACGTTATCGATGCCGATCTCGGCATCAGTGGGGCCTCTACGACCGGTAGGAACGGCTTTAAGGAACTCGTCGGGCGGGTTGGTCTGAGTGAGATCGGCTTGATCCTGTCGATCGACGTGACCCGACTTGCTCGCAACTGCTCGGATTGGTATCCGCTACTTGATATCTGCGGCCTGCGCGGCTGCCTCATTGCCGATCGCGATGGCGTCTATGATCCCGGCAGCGCCAATGGTCGTTTGCTTCTCGGTCTGAAGGGAACCATCTCCGAGCTTGAGTTGCATACAATCCGAAGCCGTTTGACGGCAGGTCTGCTTGCCAAGGCTGAGCGCGGCGAACTTGCCCTCATGCTGCCGGTTGGTTTGGTGCGCGATCCGAGCGGGGTGGTCGTAAAAGATCCTGATCTCGGTGTTCAGGAACGGCTGGAGCTTGTGTTCCGGACATTCCTGAAGGCCCGGACCGTCGCCAAGGTCATGCGCGTCCTAAATGATCGCGACCTTCCCCTGCCGCGCCGCGACCGGTTTGGCGAACTACGCTGGGCGCGAGCAACGGTCTCGGCGGTGGCCCGGATCTTGAAGAATCCCGCCTACGCCGGTGCTTTCGTCTATGGACGGACCCGCTTTCGTGCCGCCGGGCGTGAGGGCGGTTCAGAGGCGAAAATACCCAAGGATATTAAAGACTGGCGGATCATCGTGAAGGATCGCTACCCCCACTACATCGACTGGTCAACCTATGAGAAGATCCGCGATATTGTGCGAGACAACAGAGCCGAATACATGCGTGCCAAAACCAGGGGAGCACCCCGTGATGGCGAATTGCTGTTGCACGGCATCGCCTGGTGCGGGCGATGTGGCTACAAGATGTACGTCCGCTATAAAGGTGGCGGAGAGTATGCCTGCAACCACCTGCATTCTCACTCTGGCCTGCCGGACTGCCAGCGTGTCCGTGCGGCTCAGATCGATGCAGCTGTGGCGGACGCTTTCCTGGCCGCGTTGGCGCCTGGGGAGCTTGACGCGCTAGCGCGGGCTCGGCAGGCACAACAGCAGGTCAATAAGGCCTTGCGCGCTGGCGCTGAACATGAGCTTGAGCGCAAGCGCTACGCCGCGGCGCTGGCAGAACGCCAGTTCAATCGCGTTGACCCTGATAATCGTCTGGTCGCCTCCGAACTCGAGCGTCGATGGGAAGCTGCGTTGAGCGAACTTCGCGCTGCTGAAGATGCCGTTGCCCAACGTGCATCGGCTGAACCCGCCAAGCGCACTGGGTTTAGCAAAGACCTCAACAACAAGGTCGTTGCGTTATTCGATAGCCTTCCCCAAATCTGGGCCAACGATGCGACGACCGACGCTCATCGCAAGGCACTGTTGCGGTGCCTCATCGAAAAAGTTGTCCTTGACCGCGGTGAGCGCGACATTGCTTTGGCGAGGATCGTGTGGCGTGGCGGCGCCGTGACTGATCTCCGCGTCAAAATGAAAGTCAATTCCGTCGCCAAGCTCACACGCGGTGAAGAACTGCGCGCGCGTCTGCTGGAGCTCGCTCGGACGGGCATGCCTGACGATGAAATCGCTGAAATACTGACGCGCGACGGACACCATTCACCCAATTGCGAGGACAAGGTTTTGCCGATCACGGTGCAACGTCTCCGCCTTGCAGCGGGCATCAAGGCAAAGGCGCAGCGCAACAGATGGACGCATGAACCTACTTTGCTCAGCGCCGTACAACTGGCCGCCAGGCTCGATATTCCCGTCAATTGGATTTACGTCCAAATCAGGCGGAAGCGCCTGCTCATCGACCAGCAGTCAACCGGTGCATATTTGTTCCAAAATTCCCCAGCGGTCGTCAACGCGGTTCGCGACCTTCGCAACCACACCATTCATCACCTCGATCTGA encodes the following:
- a CDS encoding Hint domain-containing protein, yielding MSDNEPNRPHNSARRHFLGLAAATSARLAAMGMLASTIFPSSIALAKGKKWWKHDGKPGGNSGGHGQSGGSPMCFLRGTSIMTSTGEVCIEDLQIGDLVETVRGEAMAVKWIGRRVFKHSGPAWSNSVMPIRVARHALDERTPHRDLYLSPGHALFIDGFLIRAKELVNGISIAPGLPADRETIEYFHIVLDSHDVVLAEGAPAESFLLQTRNYEDFTNFGEFARLYPDDANTAMTPYAPIVSLSSGREHMKALLHLWTDVVYPRRASAYNAYERIAARAGKLIG
- a CDS encoding recombinase family protein, with product MKSELVKPTHLARRAVVYVRQSTPHQVISNQESLRLQYALRERARELGWHEADIDVIDADLGISGASTTGRNGFKELVGRVGLSEIGLILSIDVTRLARNCSDWYPLLDICGLRGCLIADRDGVYDPGSANGRLLLGLKGTISELELHTIRSRLTAGLLAKAERGELALMLPVGLVRDPSGVVVKDPDLGVQERLELVFRTFLKARTVAKVMRVLNDRDLPLPRRDRFGELRWARATVSAVARILKNPAYAGAFVYGRTRFRAAGREGGSEAKIPKDIKDWRIIVKDRYPHYIDWSTYEKIRDIVRDNRAEYMRAKTRGAPRDGELLLHGIAWCGRCGYKMYVRYKGGGEYACNHLHSHSGLPDCQRVRAAQIDAAVADAFLAALAPGELDALARARQAQQQVNKALRAGAEHELERKRYAAALAERQFNRVDPDNRLVASELERRWEAALSELRAAEDAVAQRASAEPAKRTGFSKDLNNKVVALFDSLPQIWANDATTDAHRKALLRCLIEKVVLDRGERDIALARIVWRGGAVTDLRVKMKVNSVAKLTRGEELRARLLELARTGMPDDEIAEILTRDGHHSPNCEDKVLPITVQRLRLAAGIKAKAQRNRWTHEPTLLSAVQLAARLDIPVNWIYVQIRRKRLLIDQQSTGAYLFQNSPAVVNAVRDLRNHTIHHLDLRINQPHQEGHQHA
- a CDS encoding transposase, encoding MDIYTDSHRDNRLEIVDTGRRRRFSKEVKLRIVAESLLEPGLCATTARRHGISRSQLYEWRKLARAGKLGDIEAIDAVEGFIPAVITTEPLASQASSSSNEGRIEVVALNGRRVIVDSAVDVDALLRIMRGLETLR
- the tnpB gene encoding IS66 family insertion sequence element accessory protein TnpB (TnpB, as the term is used for proteins encoded by IS66 family insertion elements, is considered an accessory protein, since TnpC, encoded by a neighboring gene, is a DDE family transposase.) produces the protein MISLPSGQNVRVWIATGYTDMRCGFPSLALRVQEVLKLSPLDGNLFVFRGRSGSLIKVIWSDGQGSCLFTKKLDRGRFLWPSAEGGAVAISPAQLSYLLEGIQKYPCL
- a CDS encoding DUF982 domain-containing protein → MPQNARRRRAERRCRPRTSIRNKFLGCALSVREGLMMIGRKPMHPNEIPKPTEIEWQPVMVTFPDGRVHKICGPLEAFEVLGCEPADGLYLNAKLCCRLALERKMSADEARLAFIAATIEHMPKVV